The DNA window TAATGGGGGCATCTGCGGCACTGCAAACACGAGATGAGCTGCAGCAGAATTCCGTTGATTCGATCTCCGAGGCAGGACTCATCCCAGTCGGTCTCTCTCGGGTGTTTCTCACACTCATACAGCAGCAGGGTCTTCATGTGGTAGCTCTGGAGTGGTTGACCGGGTAGCTCGAGATGACGGTCGCGAAGAGTCTTCAGGACCGAGAGGCATCTTTTCCTGCATCCCGCCATCAGGAGCCTATTCTCGGCCTCGCTGAACTGCAAGACCCAGGCGTCACTCTCAGCCGAGCTCTGTTTCCCGGTCAACGAATAGCATTCTTTGGAGAGCAGGTTAAAGCCCTCGGCCTTGACCTCGGCCACCCGGTTCGGACCAGGCCAGGGGATATGGGGCATGGGCCACTGGGCAGCGCTCCTAGGCCAGATCCCTGTGCACTTGAACGCAGGGGTGATCTGAACCACGTATCTCTCCCGGATCCTTAGTTTTACCTCACTTGTATCTGCTACCATTTTAACCACGTCACGGTAGCTACACTTATCCACCGCTTGCGCCACCAGAGTCTGAAACCTTGAACGGATCTTCCGGGCGGAAAGGTAGCCCGAGGCCGTTATGAACTCGACCCAGAGAGACATACTTCTTTTGCGGCCGTCGCTCAGCTTCAGTACAGCGCAGCCGGGCAGAGAACCGTCGTCAACAAAGTTGAACACTCCCATCTGGTTGAGGTAGAGGACCACCTCGAACTCGTTGGGAGCTATGACCTCCATCCCCTCGAAGCGCGCCTCTATCTCGCTGAGAGAGGAGATGAACCGGGGTTCCTGCACCTCGACCTCCTTCAGGACGTCCGACACTACCTTACACACCTCCCGGATAGTCTTTGCAATGGCCGCTTTTCGAGTTTGGCATCTCTCGCTGTAGTATTTGTTGAGCTGGTAGACCAGCTTTGCCTGCGTCGCGATCATGTTTGGGCAGAGGTCCGGGCTGTACACCGGAGAGTCGCAGTACGTTGACGGATCCAATGCTTACCGGTAAAGCCAGAGGCGAAACGCTCTTCCCCAAGCaatggaaaaaatatataattacacTTTTTTTGCGTACACAGCGGATGGACGTCAGACAGTGTCGGAAGGAAACCGATAGGGATGCAACGTAATAGGCTACTAAATATCAGTCCAAGTCATATGCAGTAGGCAGCCCCAGAATGGGGTGGGCTCAGTGTACAGTATAATACCGTCCGTGTCCTCGCGCTTGCAGACCCTAAAGGATAAAGCTCTGGTCGTGACCACTCATCTCTCCTTGTCGGTTCGGTTGAACGTGAAAACTACGCGTTATTCTCCTACCTTGTCCCACTGTTGTCCACACTCAGCTGTGCGAGCTGGACTTGTGTAGTTTATGAATGGTCCCCTAGAAGAGTGAAAGGGGTCGGGCTTCTCCTCCTGCAATCAACGGCGGAGCTGTCAGTGCAACCAGCCAATCAGAGGCCTCTCCGAGAAGCACTCTTTCACGAGGGGCACACTTTCGCTCTCCAACATCCTGCGCGCGGAGCCTCTGCTCCCAGGTCGAGATATAGGAAGATAAACGGTTCCTTTTCGTATACACAATTTGTGCTCTTTTCGTATACACAATTTGTGCTCTTTTCGTATACACAATTTGTGCTCTTTTCTACGAAGTATATTTAATATGTTTTAAAGGCAGCTGTGTCTCTTTTGCCATGACCCAGCCTTTTTTTCCCAGGTGTGCACGTGCTCAATATAAAATGGAAACATTTAGAAGGAGAATAGGTTGCGCATTGAGTGATGCTGGATACCTGACAAGGGAAGTGTTTATTTACTGGCTCGCTTCATGTCTGAATGGCATCAATTTGGAACCCTTTTGTTTTTCTATGGCAGTTAATGAGGCTTGATACTACTTTATAAACATTAGCACTAAGGTTTTAATCGCTTTTGACAATGTAACCAATacgttttttaaatgttataCATTTATCCTATGTATGAATTATTGGACTATTCGTGCATTTGCATATTTCTAGTGAATTGCTCATTTATGTATACCAAGCAATTTTTGACTGATGTTTTATGACATTTATGCGTCAAGAAACAAGAAAGACTAATTTTATTAGAAAGCGGGTCTCCAGGCTGCGGGTTCAACACGGTGTGTGATAATCAGGTTAACGAGATAAATCGAATGTTCAGTGAGTGTACAATATTTCtaatatttgtgttttttttcatAAAATAGCATATCATTATTTTTTCCTGATTTTGAGTATTTTTTCTCTCCAGTATAATAGGCTAGAAGTTGTTCACATTTCAAACCACTTGTCTTAAATGAAATGCTTTTTGTTTGTCATTTTGTGCCTAGTGGTTTCATCTTGGTGTATCGTGACAGTAGATTATAGGCCTGAATAGTTAAAATTACACCCAGTAATTTCCCTCGGATATCGGATTAAGAGCAACAACCTTCCCCTCACTGAAATGTGGTTTATTGTATTCCCATACAAATTTGGCCTACTAATTTCCCTAATATTCTATCGGCTAAATTAACATCATATTACTTCCATATTTGACCCATTTCATGCCATTGCACAATTTAAGAACGGATAACAATTCCTCCTAGAATGGATGCGCACTACACGCACCTGCAGT is part of the Oncorhynchus clarkii lewisi isolate Uvic-CL-2024 chromosome 10, UVic_Ocla_1.0, whole genome shotgun sequence genome and encodes:
- the LOC139419713 gene encoding protein mab-21-like 2, which gives rise to MIATQAKLVYQLNKYYSERCQTRKAAIAKTIREVCKVVSDVLKEVEVQEPRFISSLSEIEARFEGMEVIAPNEFEVVLYLNQMGVFNFVDDGSLPGCAVLKLSDGRKRSMSLWVEFITASGYLSARKIRSRFQTLVAQAVDKCSYRDVVKMVADTSEVKLRIRERYVVQITPAFKCTGIWPRSAAQWPMPHIPWPGPNRVAEVKAEGFNLLSKECYSLTGKQSSAESDAWVLQFSEAENRLLMAGCRKRCLSVLKTLRDRHLELPGQPLQSYHMKTLLLYECEKHPRETDWDESCLGDRINGILLQLISCLQCRRCPHYFLPNLDLFQGKPHSALEAAAKQTWRLAREILTNAKSLDKL